In Tribolium castaneum strain GA2 chromosome 4, icTriCast1.1, whole genome shotgun sequence, one DNA window encodes the following:
- the LOC103312139 gene encoding major facilitator superfamily domain-containing protein 6-A yields MKINTKLLPIKLHYFFFMAAVGPILPQLPLFGKDLGISPVVMGTVTGILPFTFLLTKPIFGLAVDVWRNQRKTIFVLVIILMTLSFGALYFLKLPSTVTFYFQFSENTHLDSCPNATISVVCNSSCLTKPTNFVASVIAPRAFKICALPVSELIWSKNSTCEFICTGESDLNNSELFTFWSFIMLMSVGTIGFNIVNSISDAICFDVVDDQNLYGKQRLWGSIGFGATGLIAGYAVDLFSKNHTNYAAAYVTMLICSMFDLLVCFKLKLPVIEAPKNIFKDLKVLLTDRYVKTFIVFTVFVGMLDGVIIYFLFWYLEDLAKETHTTNVKLIEGLILAAACLGAEVIFFSISGKILKRLGHVHCFTLCFFNYSLRLGLIALVSNPWWVLPIEFLLQGPTFALTYTVIVAYANEIAPAGMSATMQGIAAGMGDGTGYALGSVLGGVLYRFWGGRVTFVAFMAFGAACGVLHCVFHKTVLRCDNGKKAGYEILD; encoded by the exons ATGAAAATAAACACGAAGCTCCTACCCATTAAATTAcactatttcttttttatggCCG CTGTAGGTCCAATCCTCCCCCAACTGCCCCTTTTCGGGAAAGATCTGGGCATTTCCCCGGTGGTCATGGGCACAGTAACCGGGATCTTACCCTTCACATTTTTACTAACAAAACCAATTTTCGGCTTGGCAGTGGACGTTTGGAGAAACCaacgaaaaacaattttcgtaCTTGTGATAATCTTGATGACTCTCTCTTTTGGCGCTTTATATTTTCTCAAATTACCATCAACAGTCACGTTTTACTTCCAATTTTCGGAAAACACCCACCTGGATTCGTGCCCAAACGCTACGATTTCGGTAGTTTGCAATTCGAGTTGTTTGACAAAACCGACTAATTTTGTGGCGAGTGTAATTGCGCCTCgggcttttaaaatttgtgcttTACCAGTTAGCGAGTTgatttggtctaaaaactcGACTTGTGAATTTATTTGTACCGGGGAATCGGacttgaataattccgaattGTTCACTTTTTGGAGCTTTATTATGCTCATGTCTGTGGGGACAATAGGTTTCAATATTGTTAATTCGATCAGCGACGCTATTTGTTTCGACGTTGTTG ACGATCAAAATCTTTACGGCAAGCAACGACTTTGGGGATCAATCGGGTTTGGAGCCACTGGATTAATAGCAGGATATGCTGTTGAtttgttttccaaaaatcacACAAATTACGCCGCAGCTTACGTAACAATGCTTATTTGTTCAATGTTTGATTTACTGGtatgttttaaattgaaattaccGGTCATTGAGGCCCCCAAAAACATATTCAAAGACTTGAAGGTGTTACTAACTGATCGATACGTGAAAACTTTTATCGTATTCACAGTTTTTGTGGGAATGTTGGATggtgtaataatttatttcctcTTTTGGTACTTGGAAGATTTAGCAAAAGAAACACACACCACAAATGTGAAACTAATCGAGGGTTTAATCCTCGCAGCTGCTTGTTTAGGCGCTGAAGTCATATTCTTTTCAATATCAG gaaaaattctaaaacgtTTGGGACACGTCCACTGCTTCACTTTgtgcttttttaattacagtttACGACTGGGGTTGATAGCTTTGGTCTCCAATCCTTGGTGGGTCCTTccaattgaatttttgttacaagGGCCCACTTTTGCGCTAACTTATACTGTGATAGTGGCTTATGCTAACGAAATAGCCCCTGCAGGAATGTCCGCTACGATGCAAGGAATCGCAGCTGGAATGGGAGACGGCACTG GTTATGCATTGGGGAGTGTCCTCGGTGGTGTGCTTTACCGGTTTTGGGGCGGAAGAGTGACTTTTGTGGCCTTTATGGCCTTTGGAGCGGCATGTGGAGTGCTTCATTGTGTGTTTCATAAAACTGTTTTGAGATGTGATAATGGGAAAAAAGCCGGTTATGAAATTCTAgactga
- the LOC103315025 gene encoding uncharacterized protein LOC103315025, giving the protein MDQNVHYNFGGGAGNGLLPVSAFSAYSLLRRCNYFLTPQAPEIHAKAAPVQRIPPEDISCKDNEKCFLNLPSPPLFGYPHHLPPNEQLNTRLNATSPCSSLYSANFRRQRGEKKPIPEEQKDEKYFERRRRNNQAAKKSRDARKMREDQIALRATILEHENAILRAQVLTLREETSSLRQMLLQKKALEIAARDTQICGS; this is encoded by the exons atggATCAAAATGTTCACTACAATTTTGGCGGAGGCGCCGGGAACGGCCTCCTGCCAGTGTCGGCTTTCTCGGCCTACAGCTTGCTGAGGAGGTGCAATTATTTTCTGACACCACAAGCACCAG AAATTCACGCCAAAGCAGCACCTGTTCAAAGAATCCCTCCTGAAGATATCTCGTGCAAAGATAACGAAAAATGTTTCTTAAACCTACCATCACCACCCCTTTTTGGCTACCCTCACCATCTTCCACCAAACGAGCAACTAA ATACTCGTCTTAATGCAACATCTCCGTGCTCGTCTTTATATTCCGCCAACTTTCGGCGACAAAGAGGTGAGAAGAAACCAATACCGGAGGAGCAAAAAGACGAGAAATATTTCGAACGAAGACGCAGGAATAATCAAGCGGCGAAAAAATCAAGAGATGCGAGAAAAATGAGAGAAGACCAAATTGCGCTAAGAGCCACTATTTTGGAGCACGAAAATGCGATTTTAAGGGCACAGGTGTTGACTTTAAGAGAGGAAACGTCGTCTCTGAGGCAAATGCTGCTCCAGAAGAAAGCGCTAGAAATCGCCGCAAGAGACACGCAAATTTGCGGCTCTTGA
- the FANCI gene encoding Fanconi anemia group I protein homolog — protein sequence MTSIEEKIRKLGQNRDIEGLQDYVSNLSLEELVNVIRTRLTNSNFTYTWNYILEGLAESPNSHNKRYGVVLSVIEELDRSEVSSFHSNAITSRICTELAKFQTEHLLKLCDFCVESLQSGRVSQMSWKEILPQLLNVLSKKEHVDVEGEEISGIEYRHQVINNICTLQWSPNIVVNLTQMFIDLSLSKEEHLQVVNKLAKQLEKMTPQEVPPFVYQLLKFCKNSSASVIFIKLQHYFALRYHDKFLDQTASSSESSEMDLIEDASSQDILEAEATVLYHIHSLAFVGHNCIKDHLNFLKNMLRTPEFILHPFQLSVLLTLSTIPRYEERVFEIIRSCVSRTFHEEQKKISSASFRNLVPGKTRLEIIFGHVVTASAQDRDLVLQGLINFAFVLLGVGSALGRDPIAEKQWQLGSIILIKIIKRKRHTASIIVETLCNKIVTEQSVTQYIECLYLMTRKLALLMLENKNTIISLMGGLIEIPLTSALLVLDAIIPLTKVSPTIRDHFILLLHKALHSRVTETRQVAVTGYLKLLANLKISDLAILSQGSYSSGYSLYTQISITQTSQCTPSAFSNEALSLEVLNNLEACFMQPAEVRIQLYTGLYDAVCLNPDLGIAVLETIWPHFCDFYNTDEETAVPLKFDKITLTRDINVSLQEPLGKLIYTIGLIVTKVAKDNNETPTVARILKVLESICQRMIKCELVHFELDDGTDLGDVMPESQHKLFVLKEAMSVYEALIGYKFHSWELDSENNGKQIKGLFEGYLRLSNCLKTVNKPKKSDKNKTENDTTLKKEQKSSNRLKLPETVLDFQVLSKIMSFLHETMVSWTTCVQANVVKSKREFHQHAMQATLNLVTSLKHKKNIETQTAKVLYDHLCDIAMVIYERIIKRMDEFASFDCTTAVLAAECFLLILNIVNNHHGSNLKAFLSRVGGRDTSEDLVSHLSEFIQTYQKLFETDEDEISEDPEVKKMSLIVINTLSFFAHQIPPNSNTLALQMMEWTKNYALNNDLKGRQVVNGFITLLFECHVNFKVSLTFFEQVSDHIGDVTGVITEEEHTSEEMKVLNEQTVNTVFTCLCNNIKSVLEDIDWVIARLKAEFSLMTYPNDEGLERRRENLQSRERGVCCQLCFIVTILTNLSNCTIPPGGLSEALLKNLFLLYCTLSSLTKHFVLRSSKINPVFQNAKFERLVKLAGKQLAPAVYKLITYIEETQKEEPESPSKKSKKKVESTTLKSKVLKETRLIPKVVYEIEQFGKLVAQLSNKTKIDLAKFMGQGTVRGFRFLNWEQVVEKANDGAPQTQDSEENNEESDEETSPPPSKQRKT from the exons ATGACTTCCATTGAGGAGAAAATACGTAAATTGGGCCAAAATCGCGACATTGAGGGCCTGCAAGACTACGTTAGCAATTTAAGTTTGGAGGAA CTTGTAAATGTGATTCGGACACGATTAACTAACTCGAATTTTACGTATACTTGGAATTACATTCTGGAAGGTTTGGCGGAAAGTCCCAACTCTCATAACAAGCGCTATGGGGTTGTTTTGAGTGTCATTGAAGAATTGGACAGGAGTGAGGTTTCAAGCTTTCACAGTAATGCTATTACGAGCCGAATTTGTACGGAACTTGCTAAGTTCCAAACGgaacatttgttaaaattgtgtGATTTTTGTGTTGAGTCTTTACAGTCGGGCAGAGTTTCACAAATGAG TTGGAAAGAGATATTGCCCCAATTATTGAACGTTTTAAGTAAGAAAGAACATGTTGATGTGGAGGGTGAAGAAATATCAGGCATTGAATATAGGCATCAAGTCATTAACAACATTTGCACTTTGCAGTGGTCTCCTAATATCGTTGTTAATTTAACTCAGATGTTTAT CGACCTTTCTCTTTCTAAAGAAGAACACTTGCAAGTCGTTAACAAGTTGGCAAAACAGTTGGAAAAAATGACGCCGCAAGAGGTCCCACCTTTTGTTTACCAGTtgcttaaattttgtaaaaatagcaGTGCTAGCgtcattttcataaaattgcAGCACTATTTCGCCCTGCGATATCATGATAAATTCTTGGACCAAACCGCCTCAAGTTCAGAGAGTTCAGAAATGGATTTAATCG AGGATGCTTCAAGTCAAGACATTCTAGAAGCAGAAGCAACAGTTCTGTACCACATCCACAGTTTAGCTTTCGTAGGCCACAACTGCATTAAAGACCatttaaatttcctaaaaaacaTGTTGAGGACACCCGAATTTATTCTCCACCCCTTCCAATTGAGTGTCCTACTGACCCTATCCACAATACCACGCTACGAGGAACGAGTTTTTGAAATCATCAGGTCGTGTGTCTCTCGAACATTTCACGAAGAACAGAAGAAAATTTCCTCGGCTTCGTTCAGGAACTTGGTGCCTGGCAAAACCagacttgaaataattttcggACATGTTGTGACCGCAAg TGCCCAAGACCGTGACTTGGTTCTTCAGGGACTTATCAATTTTGCCTTTGTGCTACTTGGAGTGGGCTCTGCTTTGGGTCGAGACCCAATCGCTGAAAAACAGTGGCAATTAGGGAGTAttatcttaattaagataattaAACGGAAACGGCACACTGCGTCCATCATAGTGGAAACTCTGTGTAATAAAATAGTGACCGAACAGTCAGTGACTCAATATATTG AATGTCTTTATTTGATGACTCGAAAATTGGCGCTTCTAATgctagaaaacaaaaatacgatTATTTCGCTAATGGGAGGCTTGATTGAGATACCATTAACCAGTGCTTTACTAGTACTAGACGCGATTATTCCACTCACTAAAGTCTCACCTACCATCCGAGACCATTTCATTCTCTTGTTGCACAAAGCACTCCATTCAAGAGTGACCGAAACGCGCCAAGTTGCAGTCACTGgttacttaaaattattagcaaatttaaaaatctcaGATTTAGCTATTTTGAGTCAAGGTTCTTACTCATCAGGTTATTCGTTATATACTCAAATTTCCATTACTCAAACATCACAATGCACACCAAGTGCCTTCAGTAACGAAGCACTCTCTTTAGAAGTTTTGAACAACCTGGAGGCGTGTTTCATGCAACCAGCCGAAGTCAGAATTCAGCTATACACAG GTCTCTACGACGCTGTTTGTTTGAATCCCGATTTGGGGATCGCAGTTTTGGAAACGATTTGGCCacatttttgcgatttttacaATACTGACGAGGAAACGGCCGTTCCGTTgaagtttgataaaattacACTCACTCGAGACATCAATGTTTCGTTACAA GAGCCTTTGGGTAAATTAATTTACACAATCGGGCTTATTGTCACAAAAGTGGCGAAAGATAACAACGAAACTCCCACAGTTGCCCGAATTCTAAAGGTCCTAGAATCAATTTGTCAAAGAATGATTAAGTGTGAATTGGTTCATTTTGAATTG GATGACGGTACCGATTTGGGCGATGTAATGCCCGAATCTCAGCACAAACTTTTCGTTCTGAAGGAAGCAATGAGTGTTTATGAGGCTTTGATTGGGTACAAGTTTCACTCGTGGGAACTAGACTCGGAAAATAACGGCAAACAAATCAAGGGTTTGTTTGAAGGTTACTTGCGACTGTCCAATTGTTTAAAAACCGttaacaaaccaaaaaaatcggacAAGAACAAAACAGAAAACGACACAACGTtgaaaaaagaacaaaagtCATCAAACAGATTAAAATTACCGGAGACGGTGCTCGATTTccaagttttgtcaaaaattatgagTTTTCTACACGA gACAATGGTTTCGTGGACCACATGCGTCCAAGCCAATGTTGTTAAATCAAAGAGAGAATTTCACCAACACGCCATGCAAGCAACTCTCAATTTAGTTACCTcactaaaacacaaaaaaaatattgaaacgcAGACTGCTAAAGTACTTTATGACCACTTGTGCGATATTGCGATGGTCATTTATGAAAGAATAATCAAACGAATGGACgaatttgcaagttttgatTGCACAACAGCTGTTTTAGCAGCTGAGTGTTTTCTGTTAATTTTGAACATTGTTAACAACCACCATGGGAGTAATTTGAAAGCATTTTTGAGTCGAGTTGGTGGTAGAGACACAAGCGAAGACCTTGTCAGCCATTTGAGCGAGTTTATCCAAACTTATCAGAAATTATTTGAAACGGATGAAGACGAAATTTCCGAGGATccagaagttaaaaaaatgtcgctCATTGTGATCAATACTCTGAGCTTCTTCGCACATCAAATTCCCCCAAATAGCAATACCTTAGCGTTACAAATGATGGAATGGACGAAAAATTACGCTCTTAATAACGATTTAAAAGGCAGACAAGTCGTCAACGGGTTTATCACGTTATTGTTTGAATGCCACGTTAACTTCAAAGTtagtttaactttttttgaacaGGTGTCTGACCACATTGGTGATGTCACAGGTGTGATCACTGAG GAGGAACACACCAGTGAAGAAATGAAAGTTTTGAATGAACAAACCGTAAATACCGTTTTTACGTGTTTGTGTAACAATATCAAATCAGTTCTTGAAGATATCGATTGGGTTATCGCACGTTTGAAAGCTGAATTTTCTCTAATGACTTATCCCAATGATGAAGGTTTGGAGAGAA GACGTGAAAACTTACAATCACGCGAACGTGGAGTTTGTTGCCAGTTATGTTTCATAGtcacaattttaacaaatttgagCAATTGTACTATCCCTCCCGGGGGGCTGTCTGAGgcccttttaaaaaatttgtttttgttgtattgCACGTTGAGTTCGCTAACAAAACATTTCGTTTTGCGGTCGTCCAAAATCAACCCGGTCTTCCAAAATGCCAA ATTTGAGCGATTAGTTAAATTAGCTGGCAAACAATTGGCTCCAGCTGTTTACAAGCTGATTACTTATATCGAGGAGACTCAGAAGGAAGAGCCAGAATCGCCGTCGAAAAAGTCAAAGAAAAAAGTTGAATCGACCACTTTGAAAAGCAAAGTGCTGAAGGAGACACGACTTATACCGAAAGTAGTTTATGAAATTGAACAGTTTGGTAAATTAGTTGCGCAGTTGTCTAACAAGACTAAAATTGATTTGGCCAAGTTCATGGGTCAGGGGACAGTTCGAGGTTTTAGGTTTTTGAATTGGGAACAAGTTGTGGAGAAGGCTAATGATGGGGCACCACAAACACAAGATAgtgaagaaaataatgaagagaGTGACGAGGAAACGTCACCACCTCCGTCAAAACAACGCAAAACTTAA
- the LOC659696 gene encoding U4/U6.U5 small nuclear ribonucleoprotein 27 kDa protein — MGRRSRSKSPYGSRRRDRERDRDRERERERHRRKRSKERSRDRERRHEREPRRRYSRSLTRSRSRSVEKKSKPLQPERPVVTAADLEGKSADEQEMMKLMGFCSFDTTKGKKVEGNDVGGVHVILKRKYRQYMNRKGGFNRPLDFVA; from the coding sequence ATGGGACGTCGGAGTCGCTCGAAATCGCCCTACGGGTCTCGGCGGCGGGATAGGGAACGGGACAGGGATAGGGAGCGAGAGAGAGAACGCCACAGACGGAAAAGGTCGAAGGAGAGGTCCAGGGATAGGGAAAGACGGCACGAGAGGGAACCCCGACGGAGGTACTCCCGGTCCTTGACGAGGTCCAGGTCCAGATCCGTcgagaaaaaatcaaaaccgCTGCAGCCGGAAAGACCGGTTGTCACTGCCGCAGACTTGGAGGGTAAAAGTGCCGATGAACAGGAAATGATGAAGTTGATgggtttttgtagttttgataCCACCAAAGGGAAGAAAGTTGAAGGTAATGACGTGGGTGGGGTTCATGTTATCTTGAAACGCAAATACAGACAGTACATGAACCGCAAAGGGGGCTTCAACCGCCCCTTGGACTTTGTGGCATAA